One window from the genome of Myxocyprinus asiaticus isolate MX2 ecotype Aquarium Trade chromosome 30, UBuf_Myxa_2, whole genome shotgun sequence encodes:
- the LOC127421469 gene encoding C-type lectin domain family 4 member E-like isoform X2, producing MALTLMTTMIAIVQRYDIQRSFCQEPFKVATACLAAICLILLMILVATSIHSKGSFAAQDSAGQDSPSSSAEAQMQKACANVTDMTAELQKLKKEKKELEEERSQLRFKIAELEAIPTPRTSPAQVTAKNSCPAGWEHFKSSCYFISVYSMSWLESQSYCKKKGGHLAIIHTAEEQSFIWNLLPRGHWNAYWIGVSDKKAEGDWYWVDGTKLVGGFWEEGEPNNHIDEDCGYMVKTEVLSRVATKSWYDAPCFMPWPWICEKEVTGSS from the exons ATGGCCCTGACTCTAATGACCACGATGATTGCAATAGTTCAGAGGTACGATATTCAG CGATCATTTTGCCAAGAACCCTTCAAGGTGGCAACAGCATGCCTGGCTGCCATTTGCCTCATCTTACTCATGATCCTGGTGGCCACAAGTATTCACA GTAAGGGAAGTTTTGCTGCCCAAGATTCAGCTGGTCAGGATTCCCCCTCCAGCTCTGCTGAAGCTCAAATGCAGAAGGCCTGTGCTAATGTAACTGATATGACTGCGGAATTGCAGAAGCTgaagaaagagaagaaagaaCTGGAGGAAGAGAGGTCACAACTGAGGTTCAAAATTGCTGAGCTAG AGGCAATCCCTACACCACGAACCTCTCCAGCACAAGTGACAGCAAAGAATTCCTGCCCTGCAGGTTGGGAGCACTTTAAGAGCAGTTGTTACTTCATCTCTGTCTACAGCATGAGCTGGCTAGAGAGTCAGTCTTACTGCAAAAAGAAAGGAGGACATCTGGCCATCATCCACACTGCTGAGGAACAG TCCTTTATATGGAACCTGCTGCCACGTGGCCACTGGAACGCTTACTGGATTGGTGTAAGTGATAAAAAAGCGGAAGGAGACTGGTACTGGGTGGATGGAACCAAACTGGTTGGAGG TTTCTGGGAAGAAGGCGAGCCCAACAACCATATTGATGAAGACTGTGGCTACATGGTGAAAACCGAGGTTTTAAGTCGCGTGGCCACAAAGAGTTGGTATGATGCACCCTGCTTCATGCCGTGGCCTTGGATCTGTGAGAAGGAGGTTACTGGCTCCTCTTGA
- the LOC127421469 gene encoding CD209 antigen-like protein C isoform X1, translating to MSTSTEGMHTQLLDGPDSNDHDDCNSSEVRYSGQRSFCQEPFKVATACLAAICLILLMILVATSIHSKGSFAAQDSAGQDSPSSSAEAQMQKACANVTDMTAELQKLKKEKKELEEERSQLRFKIAELEAIPTPRTSPAQVTAKNSCPAGWEHFKSSCYFISVYSMSWLESQSYCKKKGGHLAIIHTAEEQSFIWNLLPRGHWNAYWIGVSDKKAEGDWYWVDGTKLVGGFWEEGEPNNHIDEDCGYMVKTEVLSRVATKSWYDAPCFMPWPWICEKEVTGSS from the exons ATGTCAACGAGCACAGAGGGAATGCACACACAGCTCCTCGATGGCCCTGACTCTAATGACCACGATGATTGCAATAGTTCAGAGGTACGATATTCAG GACAGCGATCATTTTGCCAAGAACCCTTCAAGGTGGCAACAGCATGCCTGGCTGCCATTTGCCTCATCTTACTCATGATCCTGGTGGCCACAAGTATTCACA GTAAGGGAAGTTTTGCTGCCCAAGATTCAGCTGGTCAGGATTCCCCCTCCAGCTCTGCTGAAGCTCAAATGCAGAAGGCCTGTGCTAATGTAACTGATATGACTGCGGAATTGCAGAAGCTgaagaaagagaagaaagaaCTGGAGGAAGAGAGGTCACAACTGAGGTTCAAAATTGCTGAGCTAG AGGCAATCCCTACACCACGAACCTCTCCAGCACAAGTGACAGCAAAGAATTCCTGCCCTGCAGGTTGGGAGCACTTTAAGAGCAGTTGTTACTTCATCTCTGTCTACAGCATGAGCTGGCTAGAGAGTCAGTCTTACTGCAAAAAGAAAGGAGGACATCTGGCCATCATCCACACTGCTGAGGAACAG TCCTTTATATGGAACCTGCTGCCACGTGGCCACTGGAACGCTTACTGGATTGGTGTAAGTGATAAAAAAGCGGAAGGAGACTGGTACTGGGTGGATGGAACCAAACTGGTTGGAGG TTTCTGGGAAGAAGGCGAGCCCAACAACCATATTGATGAAGACTGTGGCTACATGGTGAAAACCGAGGTTTTAAGTCGCGTGGCCACAAAGAGTTGGTATGATGCACCCTGCTTCATGCCGTGGCCTTGGATCTGTGAGAAGGAGGTTACTGGCTCCTCTTGA